One Hypnocyclicus thermotrophus DNA segment encodes these proteins:
- the ligA gene encoding NAD-dependent DNA ligase LigA, with product MSEKDKILKLRKEIKRYNYYYYIKNEPLISDTEFDKLLKELEVLEKKYPELKDENSPTNKVGSSIENNKFKKVEHKKPMLSLSNTYNTQDILDFHNRIVKFIESNNIEYTIEMKLDGLSITLIYENGELIQALTRGDGIIGEDVTENILQIKSIPKYLKENISVEVRGEVVLPISEFKKLNEIRINNGEEPFANPRNAASGTLRQLDKEIVKSRNLDAYFYFLVDSDKYNINSHFESLKVIEKLGLKTTKIYKKFKINEVEKYIKKFDEIRKNLDYETDGLVIKVDNINLYNILGNTTKSPRWAIAYKFPAKQATTKINNVTLQVGRTGVITPVAELEEIELSGSLIKRASLHNFEEIKRKDIKIGDTVFIEKAAEIIPQVVKVIKELRTGNEKNIEIPKTCPACGSKLIKENGLVALKCTNNNCSAKLQRKIEYFVSRDAMNIDGLGGKIIEKFIEIGKLKNIDDIYTLHNYKTELISLEKMGEKSVENLLTSIENSKNQKYEKVIYALGIPFVGKFTANILAKHSKNIDSLIRMSKEELLEIENIGEKIADSIVHFFKNPENIKLIDRLKKYGINFTISSKNNSNNIFEGKTFLATGSLKKYKRSEIRDIIENNGGKYLSTVSKNLNYLIAGEKAGSKLKKAKEMNITILSEKEFENLLNSNTNINKENDSIQKNTGQKTLF from the coding sequence ATGTCTGAAAAAGATAAAATTTTAAAACTTCGAAAAGAGATTAAAAGGTATAATTATTATTATTATATAAAAAATGAACCTTTAATTTCAGATACTGAATTTGATAAATTATTAAAAGAATTAGAAGTTTTAGAAAAAAAATATCCAGAATTAAAAGATGAAAATTCACCTACAAACAAAGTGGGATCTAGCATTGAAAATAATAAATTTAAAAAAGTTGAACATAAAAAGCCTATGCTAAGTTTATCAAACACATATAATACTCAAGATATTTTAGATTTTCACAATAGAATTGTCAAATTTATTGAAAGTAATAATATCGAATATACTATTGAAATGAAATTAGATGGACTTAGTATTACCTTAATATACGAGAACGGTGAATTAATTCAAGCTCTTACAAGAGGAGATGGAATAATTGGTGAAGACGTTACAGAAAATATTTTACAAATAAAATCTATTCCTAAATATTTAAAAGAAAATATATCAGTTGAAGTAAGAGGTGAGGTTGTTTTACCAATATCTGAATTTAAAAAATTAAATGAAATCAGAATAAATAACGGCGAAGAACCATTTGCAAATCCACGTAATGCTGCAAGTGGTACTCTTCGTCAATTGGATAAAGAAATAGTAAAATCAAGAAATCTTGATGCTTATTTTTACTTTTTAGTTGATTCTGATAAATATAATATTAATTCACATTTTGAATCATTAAAAGTAATAGAAAAACTTGGATTGAAAACTACCAAAATTTATAAAAAATTTAAAATAAATGAAGTAGAAAAATATATAAAAAAATTTGATGAAATACGAAAAAACCTTGATTATGAAACTGACGGACTTGTAATTAAAGTTGATAATATTAATTTATACAATATTCTTGGAAATACTACAAAAAGTCCTAGATGGGCAATAGCATATAAATTCCCTGCAAAACAAGCTACTACAAAAATAAATAATGTCACTTTACAAGTAGGAAGAACAGGTGTTATTACTCCTGTAGCTGAACTTGAAGAAATAGAATTATCTGGAAGTCTTATTAAAAGAGCTTCTTTACATAATTTTGAAGAGATAAAAAGAAAAGATATAAAAATAGGAGATACAGTGTTTATTGAAAAAGCAGCTGAAATTATTCCTCAAGTTGTAAAAGTAATAAAAGAGTTGCGTACAGGTAATGAAAAAAATATCGAAATCCCTAAAACTTGCCCCGCCTGTGGAAGTAAGCTTATAAAAGAAAATGGTTTAGTCGCATTAAAATGTACAAATAATAATTGTAGCGCAAAGTTACAAAGAAAAATAGAATATTTTGTGTCAAGAGACGCTATGAATATTGATGGTCTTGGAGGAAAGATTATTGAAAAATTTATTGAAATAGGAAAATTAAAAAATATCGATGATATCTATACTCTTCATAATTACAAAACAGAATTAATTTCTTTAGAAAAAATGGGGGAAAAAAGTGTAGAAAACTTATTAACTTCTATTGAAAATAGTAAAAATCAAAAATATGAAAAAGTTATTTATGCTTTAGGTATTCCTTTTGTTGGAAAATTTACTGCAAATATTTTAGCAAAACATAGCAAAAATATTGATAGTTTAATAAGAATGTCAAAAGAAGAACTTCTTGAAATTGAAAATATCGGAGAAAAAATAGCTGATTCTATTGTACATTTTTTTAAAAATCCTGAAAACATTAAATTAATAGATAGATTAAAAAAATATGGTATAAATTTTACTATTTCAAGTAAAAATAATAGCAATAATATTTTTGAAGGAAAAACATTTTTAGCTACTGGTTCATTAAAAAAATATAAAAGAAGTGAAATAAGAGATATTATTGAAAATAACGGCGGAAAATATTTGTCAACTGTTAGTAAAAATTTGAATTATCTTATAGCTGGTGAAAAAGCTGGAAGTAAATTAAAAAAAGCAAAAGAAATGAATATAACTATATTATCTGAAAAAGAATTTGAAAACTTATTAAACTCAAATACTAATATCAATAAAGAAAATGATTCTATTCAAAAAAATACAGGACAAAAAACTTTATTTTAA